A section of the Verrucomicrobium sp. GAS474 genome encodes:
- a CDS encoding iron-sulfur cluster assembly protein: MSQSLPLSREVTAIRIPGGDSHLLPVGTEVVITQALGDTFTVAVPSLGGLFRIAGTDADALGRTAVTEAQALPEGQTLEEAAWEKLKNCYDPEIPVNIVDLGLVYTLEIAPDAEGKGSVISAQMTLTAPGCGMGPSIAADARAKLLTLPGVTEAQVAVVWDPPWGPDRITEAGKKKLGMV; encoded by the coding sequence ATGAGCCAATCCCTCCCTCTTTCCCGGGAAGTCACCGCGATCCGCATCCCCGGCGGCGACTCCCATCTCCTTCCCGTCGGCACCGAAGTCGTCATCACCCAGGCGCTGGGCGACACCTTCACCGTCGCCGTCCCGAGCCTCGGCGGCCTCTTCCGCATCGCCGGGACCGACGCCGACGCCCTGGGCCGCACCGCCGTCACCGAGGCGCAGGCCCTCCCCGAGGGCCAGACCCTCGAGGAGGCGGCGTGGGAGAAGCTCAAGAATTGCTACGACCCCGAGATCCCCGTGAACATCGTCGACCTCGGCCTCGTCTACACCCTCGAGATCGCGCCCGACGCCGAGGGCAAGGGCTCCGTCATCTCGGCGCAGATGACCCTCACCGCCCCCGGCTGCGGCATGGGTCCCTCGATCGCCGCCGACGCGCGGGCGAAGCTGCTGACCCTCCCCGGCGTGACCGAGGCGCAGGTCGCCGTCGTCTGGGACCCGCCGTGGGGGCCGGACCGGATCACCGAGGCAGGGAAGAAGAAGCTGGGGATGGTGTAG
- a CDS encoding tetratricopeptide repeat protein, with amino-acid sequence MSIGTLKLKQAVRLLSFGTALFVISLAGVSQARAAGAADLFKQGVEALNTGDYPGAITPLKDIVDHYPTEVIYPDAMLALGQAQLAVGEIDNALQNFTKVATTPAYPGDLREMGSYYIGQALFSKGARQTVKADRDKALLQAGEAFGKYLKDYPPAAGDNPTGIFRQEAHYYRMQALYFGGDNAGADKEAATLIAEYPNSEEKGEYYLWSGKIAAASARAVIMKDLTKIDVPLVQQFVAKAFDAFSHVQASPSLAALSNDAQTEIGALEMDYAEVFQGPANKAARSAEFDKAIAAFVKVLPKERILPLEEKNLAEIAGKIRDAALSGNKALYRSLLDRRQRQQAVIDEIKKSPDPAVSAGLRIGEAYVRTDRQNEARTVLRFYGPLAASEEDRKKAGYLTVLTYTLQKNVAKADEALQKQIADFATDPNSKNLRYFIAQTLRQQEEFPAAVEQYKRYIQDAPDGRYYDPAVAELAETMITLKQEAAVVPVLTDFLKKKPASPEAPRAHFLLGRALAAQGKPTEAVAEFRIVLLNAAAEARLRTDSAVQSAAALSQAGSFDLVIALSDEFVPKNISPLASAALLYYKGAAQAQKKYVPGAIAAFEQVLKDYPKEPYAIYAGQQAVQLRISQNELDQALAIAQLLREAAPDSPQAAGAAMVIGQVYEKRADYEKAAATYAPAAAGATPIAPVADAQLAAMWLTAAKALGVYTALGEEDKKLWTQRTDAATAAALDAVNRFPTARAAGRALEGLVAVTILKIDAGVFTLDAGTGFFADQAAKAAAPAKGRYELARAAVIMRRGKAEEAFPLYQKAYADAAILWTPEDLERFGELLLAGKQWETAVAVFTKLKASYTGQGEDRAQAAAAYGLGAAKLGAGDSAAADTFFGELEKNYPWSEKIWEAKLGRGRAAAGRGDQDKAQDYFKQIIMAGASTPEIKAQALLGFAQALEAQGKLFPDAKGDLPNAVNNYKKIDAFYESVPSVAAEGLWRAGQLYEKAGRNAEARDAYALLVKKYKQSSFFAQADERLKALPAAPAK; translated from the coding sequence GTGTCTATCGGTACATTGAAGCTGAAGCAGGCTGTCCGACTCCTCTCCTTTGGGACGGCTCTTTTCGTCATTTCCCTCGCGGGGGTTTCCCAGGCACGCGCCGCCGGGGCGGCCGACCTGTTCAAGCAGGGGGTCGAGGCGCTCAATACCGGCGACTACCCCGGCGCGATCACCCCGCTGAAGGACATCGTCGACCATTACCCGACCGAGGTCATCTATCCCGACGCCATGCTCGCCCTCGGGCAGGCCCAGCTCGCGGTCGGCGAAATCGACAACGCGCTCCAGAATTTCACCAAGGTCGCGACCACCCCCGCCTATCCCGGCGACCTCCGCGAGATGGGGAGCTACTACATCGGCCAGGCGCTCTTCTCCAAGGGCGCGCGGCAGACGGTGAAGGCCGACCGCGACAAGGCGCTCCTCCAGGCGGGCGAGGCCTTCGGGAAGTACCTGAAGGATTATCCCCCCGCCGCGGGCGACAACCCGACGGGGATCTTCCGCCAGGAGGCCCATTACTACCGGATGCAGGCCCTCTACTTCGGCGGGGACAACGCCGGGGCCGACAAGGAGGCGGCGACGCTGATCGCCGAATACCCGAACAGCGAGGAGAAGGGCGAATACTATCTCTGGAGCGGCAAGATCGCGGCGGCCTCGGCCCGCGCCGTGATCATGAAGGACCTGACGAAGATCGACGTCCCGCTGGTGCAGCAGTTCGTCGCGAAGGCCTTCGACGCCTTCTCCCACGTCCAGGCCAGCCCCTCGCTCGCCGCCCTCTCCAACGACGCGCAGACCGAGATCGGCGCGCTCGAGATGGACTACGCCGAGGTCTTCCAGGGCCCGGCGAACAAGGCGGCCCGCTCGGCCGAGTTCGACAAGGCGATCGCCGCCTTCGTGAAGGTCCTGCCGAAGGAGCGGATCCTCCCGCTGGAGGAGAAGAACCTCGCCGAGATCGCCGGGAAGATCCGCGACGCCGCCCTCTCCGGGAACAAGGCCCTCTACCGCTCCCTCCTCGACCGCCGCCAGCGGCAGCAGGCGGTGATCGACGAGATCAAGAAGAGTCCCGATCCCGCCGTCTCCGCCGGGCTCCGCATCGGCGAGGCCTACGTCCGGACCGACCGGCAGAACGAGGCCCGCACTGTCCTCCGCTTCTACGGCCCCCTCGCCGCCTCGGAGGAGGACCGGAAGAAGGCGGGGTACCTCACCGTCCTCACCTACACCCTCCAGAAGAACGTGGCGAAGGCCGACGAGGCTCTCCAGAAGCAGATCGCCGACTTCGCCACCGATCCCAACTCGAAGAACCTCCGCTACTTCATCGCGCAGACCCTCCGCCAGCAGGAGGAATTCCCCGCCGCCGTCGAGCAGTACAAACGTTACATCCAGGACGCCCCCGACGGCCGCTATTACGATCCCGCCGTCGCCGAACTGGCCGAGACGATGATCACGCTGAAGCAGGAGGCCGCCGTCGTCCCCGTCCTCACCGACTTCCTCAAGAAGAAGCCGGCGAGCCCCGAGGCGCCCCGCGCCCACTTCCTCCTCGGTCGCGCGCTCGCCGCCCAGGGGAAGCCGACCGAGGCGGTCGCCGAGTTCCGCATCGTCCTCCTGAACGCCGCGGCCGAGGCCCGGCTCCGCACCGATTCGGCGGTCCAGTCGGCGGCGGCCCTCTCCCAGGCGGGTTCCTTCGACCTCGTGATCGCGCTCAGCGACGAGTTCGTCCCGAAGAACATCTCCCCCCTCGCCTCGGCGGCCCTCCTCTACTACAAGGGCGCGGCCCAGGCGCAGAAGAAGTACGTCCCCGGCGCCATCGCCGCCTTCGAGCAGGTGCTGAAGGACTACCCGAAGGAACCCTACGCGATCTACGCCGGGCAGCAGGCCGTCCAGCTCCGCATCTCCCAGAACGAGCTCGACCAGGCCCTCGCCATCGCCCAGCTCCTCCGCGAGGCGGCCCCCGATTCGCCCCAGGCGGCGGGCGCCGCGATGGTGATCGGGCAGGTCTACGAGAAGCGGGCCGATTACGAGAAGGCCGCCGCCACCTACGCCCCGGCGGCGGCGGGGGCGACGCCGATCGCCCCCGTCGCCGACGCGCAGCTCGCCGCGATGTGGCTGACGGCGGCGAAGGCCCTCGGCGTCTATACGGCGCTCGGCGAGGAGGACAAGAAGCTCTGGACGCAGCGGACCGACGCGGCGACGGCGGCGGCGCTCGACGCCGTGAACCGCTTCCCGACGGCGCGCGCCGCGGGGCGGGCGCTCGAGGGGCTCGTCGCGGTCACGATCCTGAAGATCGACGCGGGGGTCTTCACCCTCGACGCCGGGACCGGCTTCTTTGCCGACCAGGCCGCCAAGGCCGCCGCCCCGGCCAAGGGCCGCTACGAGCTGGCCCGGGCCGCCGTCATCATGCGGCGCGGGAAGGCCGAGGAGGCCTTCCCCCTCTACCAGAAGGCCTATGCCGACGCGGCGATCCTCTGGACGCCCGAGGACCTGGAACGCTTCGGCGAGCTCCTGCTGGCGGGGAAGCAGTGGGAGACGGCCGTCGCCGTCTTCACGAAGCTGAAGGCGAGCTACACCGGGCAGGGCGAGGACCGGGCGCAGGCGGCGGCGGCCTACGGCCTCGGCGCGGCGAAGCTCGGCGCGGGCGATTCGGCCGCCGCCGACACCTTCTTCGGCGAGCTCGAAAAGAACTACCCCTGGTCGGAAAAGATCTGGGAGGCGAAGCTCGGGCGCGGGCGGGCCGCGGCGGGCCGCGGCGACCAGGACAAGGCGCAGGACTACTTCAAGCAGATCATCATGGCGGGCGCCTCGACGCCCGAGATCAAGGCGCAGGCCCTCCTCGGCTTCGCCCAGGCGCTCGAGGCCCAGGGGAAGCTCTTCCCCGACGCGAAGGGCGATCTCCCGAACGCGGTGAACAATTACAAGAAGATCGACGCCTTCTACGAATCGGTCCCCTCCGTCGCCGCCGAGGGGCTGTGGCGCGCCGGGCAGCTCTACGAGAAGGCGGGACGGAACGCCGAGGCCCGCGACGCCTACGCGCTGCTGGTGAAGAAGTACAAGCAATCGTCCTTCTTCGCCCAGGCCGACGAGCGGCTGAAGGCGCTCCCCGCCGCTCCGGCGAAGTAG
- a CDS encoding tetratricopeptide repeat protein — translation MVILRAALLLLLTLGLTLPSTLPLHADDNDFNPGIATPNEVLAQARRCADRGDYAIAIQLIERFMRVPGVDRPALAEAVFLRAKIAQKIDEPTAALVWYRRYLSEFTDQIDAPRAMFQSGELYKQLGAYDRAREAFYKTLSFAINKASSLDKSDFSSSLRLSQAATWELAETEYLANNWERADELYERFKKQNPSLEKLIQTSNFRQADIAFQLHKVPDAIAKYETALAIAPFHPFAAESWLRLVTLYGITKDKPKQTAALQSFIWLVNTLEKDDQLYWQRRCADQLLAEYKGNLLDQTALLETILKNKENPAWAKMLDFYLSLLDRQASDPTTNIPRPSAAANDDWNRWLGDFRTRLGGIIQQIEVMRNTDTTPAPAPSASLGSIGDTGPARAPSAPASTSTVLAPPAAPAK, via the coding sequence ATGGTGATCCTCCGCGCCGCCCTGCTCCTCCTCCTCACCCTCGGGCTCACCCTCCCGTCGACGCTGCCGCTCCACGCCGACGACAACGACTTCAACCCCGGCATCGCCACGCCGAACGAAGTCCTCGCCCAGGCCCGCCGCTGCGCCGACCGGGGGGACTACGCCATCGCGATCCAGCTCATCGAGCGTTTCATGCGGGTCCCCGGCGTCGACCGGCCCGCCCTCGCCGAGGCCGTCTTCCTCCGGGCGAAGATCGCCCAGAAGATCGACGAGCCGACCGCCGCCCTCGTCTGGTACCGGCGCTACCTCTCCGAGTTCACCGACCAGATCGACGCCCCCCGCGCCATGTTCCAGTCCGGGGAGCTCTACAAGCAGCTCGGCGCCTACGACCGCGCCCGGGAAGCCTTCTACAAGACCCTCTCCTTCGCCATCAACAAGGCCTCGTCCCTCGACAAGTCGGACTTCTCCTCCTCCCTCCGCCTCTCCCAGGCCGCCACGTGGGAACTGGCCGAGACCGAGTACCTGGCGAACAACTGGGAACGGGCCGACGAGCTCTACGAGCGGTTCAAGAAGCAGAATCCCTCCCTCGAGAAGCTGATCCAGACCTCGAACTTCCGCCAGGCCGACATCGCCTTCCAGCTCCACAAGGTCCCCGACGCGATCGCGAAATACGAGACCGCCCTCGCCATCGCCCCCTTCCATCCCTTCGCCGCCGAGTCGTGGCTCCGCCTCGTCACCCTCTACGGCATCACGAAGGACAAGCCGAAGCAGACCGCCGCCCTCCAGTCGTTCATCTGGCTCGTCAACACGCTGGAGAAGGACGACCAGCTCTACTGGCAGCGCCGCTGCGCCGACCAGCTCCTCGCCGAATACAAGGGGAACCTCCTCGACCAGACGGCCCTCCTCGAGACGATCCTGAAGAACAAGGAGAATCCGGCCTGGGCGAAGATGCTCGATTTCTACCTCTCCCTCCTCGACCGCCAGGCGAGCGACCCGACGACGAACATCCCCCGCCCCTCCGCCGCCGCCAACGACGATTGGAACCGGTGGCTGGGCGACTTCCGCACCCGCCTCGGCGGCATCATCCAGCAGATCGAGGTGATGCGAAACACCGACACGACGCCCGCGCCCGCCCCCAGCGCCAGCCTCGGCTCGATCGGCGATACCGGTCCCGCCCGGGCCCCCTCGGCCCCGGCCTCGACTTCCACGGTCCTCGCCCCCCCCGCCGCCCCGGCGAAATAA
- a CDS encoding response regulator — protein sequence MAQPKILSVDDSKMIHMVIGRAFKNYNVDLSFASNGVEGLAVATRENPDLIILDVTMPVMDGVETLSKLKADPVLKEIPVIMLTAEAGKENVVKIARMGIRDYIIKPFTEQVLLERVGRVLDLQPKGSGENRNKTLEDTANILVVDDKPAIIDQVRSAFSSTSWRVTSAAQCGEAIDLSSKEVPDVILINLSLPEGAAFNFFQMMRANTKTKSVPVFGMSVKTATEEQNRAQSIGFNGVITKPIDPSELFYRVCRAMNVDTSSRYFFVAGGIQVCKIPNNPSQIIATELANYISPKTREMVDSGLNKLLIDASEVQRIEMTIIKLLLQIVQSCRELSIKFRVIGSSEFTGQARAFEETKDLEVFADKESALIGF from the coding sequence ATGGCCCAGCCCAAGATCCTGAGCGTCGACGACAGTAAGATGATCCACATGGTCATCGGTCGCGCCTTCAAAAATTACAACGTCGATCTCTCCTTCGCCAGCAACGGCGTCGAGGGCCTCGCGGTCGCGACCCGGGAAAACCCGGACCTGATCATCCTCGACGTCACGATGCCCGTCATGGACGGCGTCGAGACGCTCAGCAAGCTCAAGGCCGACCCCGTCCTGAAGGAAATCCCCGTCATCATGCTGACGGCCGAAGCCGGCAAGGAAAACGTCGTGAAGATCGCCCGCATGGGCATCCGCGACTACATCATCAAGCCCTTCACCGAGCAGGTCCTCCTGGAGCGCGTCGGCCGCGTCCTCGACCTCCAGCCCAAGGGCTCCGGCGAGAACCGCAACAAGACCCTCGAGGACACCGCGAACATCCTCGTCGTCGACGACAAGCCCGCGATCATCGACCAGGTCCGCTCCGCCTTCTCCAGCACCTCCTGGCGCGTCACCAGCGCCGCGCAGTGCGGCGAGGCGATCGACCTCTCCTCGAAGGAAGTCCCCGACGTCATCCTCATCAACCTCTCCCTCCCCGAGGGCGCGGCGTTCAACTTCTTCCAGATGATGCGCGCCAACACGAAGACCAAGTCGGTCCCCGTCTTCGGCATGAGCGTGAAGACCGCCACCGAGGAGCAGAACCGGGCGCAGTCCATCGGCTTCAACGGCGTCATCACGAAGCCGATCGACCCGTCGGAACTCTTCTACCGCGTCTGCCGCGCGATGAACGTCGACACCTCCAGCCGCTACTTCTTCGTCGCCGGCGGCATCCAGGTCTGCAAGATCCCGAACAACCCCTCGCAGATCATCGCCACCGAGCTCGCGAACTACATCTCCCCCAAGACCCGGGAAATGGTCGATTCCGGCCTCAACAAGCTCCTGATCGACGCCAGCGAAGTCCAGCGGATCGAGATGACGATCATCAAGCTCCTCCTCCAGATCGTCCAGTCGTGCCGCGAGCTGAGCATCAAGTTCCGCGTCATCGGTTCCAGTGAATTCACCGGCCAGGCCCGGGCGTTCGAAGAAACTAAAGATCTCGAAGTTTTTGCCGATAAGGAATCTGCGCTGATCGGATTTTAG
- a CDS encoding chemotaxis protein CheX codes for MHIISTFARAAAREVFATMLNIEVAANETEDDIAKPPIEISGVSGGVSFTGKMTGILYLNLTDGLAKAAANRILGDDPNRPADEVNDVVGELTNMVTGNLKSKMADRGFNCALSIPTVLRGLKVSVDNLQSPLSLTSSFNVPEINETLNICIFARLEE; via the coding sequence GTGCATATCATATCGACCTTCGCCCGAGCCGCCGCCAGAGAAGTCTTCGCCACGATGTTGAACATCGAGGTGGCGGCCAATGAGACGGAGGACGACATCGCCAAACCGCCGATCGAGATCTCCGGCGTCAGCGGCGGCGTCAGCTTCACCGGCAAGATGACCGGCATCCTCTACCTCAACCTCACCGACGGCCTCGCGAAGGCCGCCGCGAACCGCATCCTGGGAGACGATCCCAACCGCCCCGCCGACGAGGTCAACGACGTCGTGGGCGAGCTCACCAACATGGTGACCGGCAACCTCAAGTCGAAGATGGCCGACCGCGGATTCAACTGCGCCCTCAGCATCCCCACCGTCCTCCGGGGCCTGAAGGTCAGCGTCGACAACCTGCAATCCCCGCTCTCCCTGACCAGCTCTTTCAACGTGCCCGAAATCAACGAGACGTTGAACATTTGCATTTTTGCCCGTTTAGAGGAATAA
- a CDS encoding HDOD domain-containing protein — MEKTASQPPIQPPSEATPGQPPIYELISDPKASQVLPSLGVIVKQLQHLTGNPRTTVQEITALIRADQSLTVKILRLSNSAFYAPVEPILHIDEAVLFLGLNQVRNAILTARLIEATAPIPEHLLTWRDFWLHEVAVAIVLQHLSGYMRQPRMTDEAYYVMGLFHDIGKLALALLAPDIFKKILTETAEKQCEISPVEIEIAGLNHASIGAWYLQQQGLPPSLYEAIRLHHSWSYSPGPVEEAAMISLADQIVHLFRLGASGTYFPPEWNPGESPEWLVYREGVNNLAPRWPDLLLETWNKVKHVSTIFESLSFEGE, encoded by the coding sequence ATGGAAAAAACGGCATCCCAGCCCCCGATTCAGCCCCCGAGCGAGGCGACCCCCGGCCAGCCCCCCATTTACGAGCTGATTTCCGACCCGAAGGCGAGCCAGGTCCTCCCCTCCCTCGGCGTGATCGTGAAGCAGCTGCAGCACCTCACCGGGAACCCCCGGACGACGGTGCAGGAAATCACCGCCCTGATCCGCGCCGACCAGAGCCTGACGGTGAAGATCCTCCGGCTCTCGAACTCGGCCTTCTACGCCCCGGTCGAGCCGATCCTCCACATCGACGAGGCGGTCCTCTTCCTGGGGCTCAACCAGGTCCGCAACGCGATCCTCACCGCCCGCCTCATCGAGGCGACGGCCCCGATCCCGGAACATCTGCTGACGTGGCGCGACTTCTGGCTCCACGAGGTCGCCGTGGCGATCGTCCTCCAGCATCTCTCGGGTTACATGCGCCAGCCCCGGATGACCGACGAGGCTTATTACGTCATGGGGCTCTTCCACGACATCGGCAAGCTCGCCCTCGCCCTCCTCGCCCCCGATATTTTCAAGAAGATCCTCACCGAGACGGCGGAGAAGCAGTGCGAGATCTCCCCCGTCGAGATTGAGATCGCCGGGCTGAACCATGCCAGCATCGGGGCGTGGTACCTTCAGCAGCAGGGCCTCCCGCCCTCGCTCTACGAGGCGATCCGGCTTCACCACTCGTGGAGCTACAGCCCGGGCCCCGTCGAGGAGGCGGCGATGATCTCCCTCGCCGACCAGATCGTCCACCTCTTCCGCCTCGGGGCCTCGGGGACCTACTTCCCGCCCGAGTGGAACCCCGGCGAATCGCCGGAGTGGCTCGTTTATCGCGAGGGAGTGAACAATCTGGCTCCCCGCTGGCCCGATCTGTTGCTCGAGACGTGGAATAAGGTGAAGCATGTCTCGACGATTTTTGAGAGTTTGAGTTTTGAGGGGGAGTAG
- the chrA gene encoding chromate efflux transporter — protein MTEPTPSPDAPRPSFREASRFWLKLGLVSFGGPSGQIALMHAEVVERKKWVTEEQFLAGLNYCMLLPGPEAHKLAIYLGWLLHRTRGGLVAGIGFVLPAAVLLWALSWLYVAYGTVPALAGLFHGLKPAVAALVVAALLRIGGKALRSPAAHAVAAAAFLALFAFHLPFPLVLGEAALAGFAAGRGGRSWFLLKAAPGPAAPSVPPSWQGEGRRLMRVGGLGLLAWLAPVALLAWALGPGQTLVREGWFFAKASLIGFGGAYAVLPYVGQQAVEHFGWLQPGQMIDGLGLAETTPGPLVIALEFVGFLGAWNQPGTLPPLLAATLGAGLTAWMTFVPSFVWIFLGAPHVARLSADRRTASILGAVTAAVVGVILNLAVWFALHTFFPEARGGKIDLFAIGVAVAAFIALVPGKRNPMAVIAAAAAAGLMWEVFNP, from the coding sequence ATGACCGAGCCCACGCCCTCGCCCGACGCGCCCCGCCCCTCGTTCCGCGAGGCCTCGCGCTTCTGGCTGAAGCTCGGCCTCGTCAGCTTCGGCGGCCCCTCGGGGCAGATCGCCCTGATGCACGCCGAAGTCGTCGAGCGGAAGAAATGGGTCACGGAGGAGCAATTCCTCGCCGGGCTCAATTACTGCATGCTCCTCCCCGGCCCCGAGGCGCACAAGCTGGCCATCTACCTCGGCTGGCTCCTCCACCGGACGCGGGGCGGCCTCGTCGCCGGGATCGGCTTCGTCCTCCCCGCCGCCGTCCTGCTCTGGGCGTTGAGCTGGCTCTACGTCGCCTATGGCACCGTCCCCGCGCTCGCCGGGCTCTTCCACGGGCTGAAGCCGGCCGTCGCCGCCCTCGTCGTCGCCGCCCTCCTGCGGATCGGAGGGAAGGCGCTGCGGAGTCCCGCCGCCCATGCCGTCGCCGCCGCCGCGTTCCTCGCCCTCTTCGCCTTCCATCTTCCGTTCCCGCTCGTCCTCGGCGAGGCGGCGTTGGCCGGCTTCGCGGCGGGGCGGGGCGGCCGGAGTTGGTTCCTGCTGAAGGCCGCGCCCGGACCTGCCGCGCCGTCCGTTCCCCCCTCCTGGCAAGGGGAGGGCCGCCGCCTCATGCGCGTCGGCGGCCTCGGCCTGCTCGCCTGGCTCGCCCCCGTCGCCCTGCTGGCGTGGGCGCTGGGGCCGGGACAGACGCTGGTCCGGGAAGGATGGTTCTTCGCGAAAGCCTCCCTCATCGGCTTCGGCGGGGCCTACGCCGTCCTCCCCTACGTGGGACAGCAGGCCGTCGAGCACTTCGGCTGGCTCCAGCCCGGACAGATGATCGACGGCCTCGGCCTCGCCGAGACGACGCCCGGGCCGCTCGTCATCGCCCTCGAATTCGTCGGATTCCTCGGCGCATGGAACCAGCCGGGAACCCTCCCCCCCCTCCTCGCCGCCACCCTCGGGGCCGGACTCACCGCCTGGATGACCTTCGTCCCGAGTTTCGTCTGGATCTTCCTCGGCGCCCCCCATGTCGCGCGGCTCTCCGCCGACCGCCGCACCGCCTCGATCCTCGGTGCCGTAACCGCCGCAGTCGTTGGCGTCATCCTGAACCTCGCCGTCTGGTTCGCGCTCCACACCTTCTTCCCCGAGGCACGGGGCGGGAAGATCGACCTCTTCGCCATCGGAGTCGCCGTGGCCGCATTCATCGCACTGGTCCCCGGAAAAAGAAATCCCATGGCCGTGATCGCCGCCGCAGCAGCGGCAGGCCTCATGTGGGAAGTATTCAACCCCTAA
- a CDS encoding cytidylate kinase-like family protein: MNTPLSPLAAYLNTEGPRHHSLHPAALDHPGPVITLSREEGAGGEAIARLAGTILSERGPHPRPWLVFDDELAARIVRDHHLPDRIRAFLTDEQTSAIDDIVEELVGLHPDRFLLVQKMIETILGLAKIGRAIFVGRASHIVLMGMPEARHIRIVGTLEERAKRLADPSALPGLSPLSLAEARARAKKIDRARMRFIGHYFHRDIDDPHGYDMTLNTDRLSLEEAARMVAALVPDSTVPFL, translated from the coding sequence ATGAACACCCCCCTCTCCCCCCTCGCCGCTTACCTCAACACCGAAGGCCCCCGGCACCACTCCCTCCACCCCGCGGCCCTCGACCACCCCGGCCCCGTCATCACCCTCTCCCGGGAGGAAGGAGCGGGCGGCGAGGCCATCGCCCGCCTGGCCGGGACGATCCTCAGCGAACGGGGCCCCCACCCCCGGCCCTGGCTCGTCTTCGACGACGAGCTCGCCGCCCGGATCGTCCGCGACCATCACCTCCCCGACCGGATCCGCGCCTTCCTGACCGACGAGCAGACCTCGGCCATCGATGACATCGTCGAGGAACTCGTCGGCCTCCATCCCGACCGTTTCCTCCTCGTTCAAAAGATGATCGAGACGATCCTCGGCCTTGCGAAGATCGGCCGCGCGATCTTCGTCGGCCGGGCCTCCCACATCGTCCTGATGGGGATGCCGGAGGCGCGGCACATCCGCATCGTCGGCACCCTCGAGGAGCGGGCGAAACGGCTGGCCGATCCCTCCGCCCTCCCCGGCCTCAGTCCCCTCTCCCTCGCCGAGGCCCGCGCCCGGGCGAAGAAGATCGACCGCGCCCGGATGCGCTTCATCGGCCATTACTTCCACCGCGACATCGACGACCCGCACGGCTACGACATGACGCTGAACACCGACCGCCTCTCCCTCGAGGAGGCCGCCCGCATGGTCGCCGCGCTGGTCCCGGACTCGACGGTGCCATTCCTGTGA
- a CDS encoding pyridoxamine 5'-phosphate oxidase family protein — protein MKTNLKSRNAPALVPLPYQAEESEDIMGLVRELIDGDQPGLLSTVDEQGFPRTRWMSTLACQDFPYLYTLTAPSSRKVAQLQARPRVSWTFFNRDLTLVVNLTGRATVLTDAKTVKRVWNQVRDKHHAYFLQNCAEGPSTAVICTRVERVECTTPQNYMHFQINPEEIKED, from the coding sequence ATGAAAACCAACCTGAAATCGCGCAACGCCCCCGCCCTCGTCCCCCTTCCCTACCAGGCGGAGGAAAGCGAGGACATCATGGGCCTCGTCCGGGAACTGATCGACGGCGACCAACCCGGCCTCCTCTCGACCGTCGACGAGCAAGGCTTCCCCCGGACGCGCTGGATGTCGACCCTCGCCTGCCAGGACTTCCCCTATCTCTACACGCTGACGGCCCCCTCCAGCCGCAAGGTCGCCCAATTGCAGGCCCGGCCCCGGGTCAGCTGGACCTTCTTCAACCGCGACCTCACCCTCGTCGTGAACCTCACCGGCCGGGCCACCGTCCTCACCGATGCGAAGACCGTGAAACGGGTCTGGAACCAGGTGCGGGACAAGCATCACGCCTACTTCCTCCAGAACTGCGCCGAAGGCCCCTCCACCGCCGTCATCTGCACGCGGGTCGAGCGCGTCGAGTGCACCACGCCGCAGAACTACATGCATTTCCAGATCAACCCCGAGGAAATCAAGGAAGACTAG